A genomic window from Halobaculum sp. MBLA0147 includes:
- a CDS encoding APC family permease, producing MSHMATVDDEDAGEGTNRDGETPTTVADQTAAVTEETTVTEEGSELERSIGLVGGLSIGVGTMIGAGIFVFPGLAAGRAGPAAAGSFAIGAVIALLVALPASELATAMPKSGGGYYYYVSRALGTLPGAVVGISIWLGLVFATAFYLVGFGNYAAAVLAEAGVPVGGVPVVVPLGLVFGVALTALNLFGTENAAKLQNYVVGLLLTILVVFLGYGGLDAVGVFGRSTTPESFLPFGPVPVFTTAALVFTSYLGFAQVATVAGDIKRPGRNLPLAMVGSVLLVGVLYVATIFVATSAFGSARLAGFGETAIVEVARNFGGRFGAIAILLAGLLATVSSANASVLSTSRAIFAVSKDAIVPRGASRVNLRYGTPHVALAMAGGPVLVLVATGEVAVLAEVASFLHLVMYGLICVALLAMRRDEPSWYDPDFRVPAHRLVGGAGAVASFGLILFMQPLSQIVGLAIMVVSAVWYAYYAADVTLEVA from the coding sequence ATGTCACACATGGCGACCGTCGACGACGAGGACGCTGGGGAGGGTACCAACCGCGACGGGGAGACGCCGACGACGGTCGCCGACCAGACGGCGGCCGTCACCGAGGAGACGACGGTCACCGAGGAGGGTTCGGAACTCGAACGCTCCATCGGACTCGTCGGCGGACTCTCCATCGGCGTCGGGACGATGATCGGCGCCGGGATCTTCGTGTTCCCGGGGTTGGCGGCCGGGCGTGCCGGCCCGGCGGCGGCCGGCTCGTTCGCCATCGGCGCGGTGATCGCACTCCTCGTCGCGTTGCCGGCCTCGGAGTTGGCGACCGCGATGCCGAAGTCGGGCGGCGGCTACTACTACTACGTCTCGCGGGCGCTCGGGACGCTCCCGGGAGCCGTCGTCGGGATCAGCATCTGGCTCGGGTTGGTGTTCGCGACGGCGTTCTACCTCGTCGGCTTCGGCAACTACGCCGCCGCGGTGCTGGCGGAGGCGGGCGTCCCCGTCGGCGGCGTGCCGGTGGTCGTCCCACTGGGACTCGTCTTCGGCGTCGCCCTGACCGCGCTGAACCTGTTCGGTACCGAGAACGCGGCCAAACTCCAGAACTACGTCGTCGGGCTGTTGCTGACGATCCTCGTTGTCTTCCTCGGCTACGGCGGCTTGGACGCCGTCGGCGTCTTCGGCCGCTCGACGACCCCGGAGTCGTTCCTCCCGTTCGGTCCGGTGCCGGTGTTCACGACCGCCGCGCTCGTGTTCACCTCCTACCTCGGGTTCGCACAGGTGGCGACGGTCGCGGGCGACATCAAACGTCCGGGCCGCAACCTCCCGCTGGCGATGGTCGGGTCGGTGCTGCTCGTCGGCGTGTTGTACGTCGCGACGATCTTCGTGGCGACGAGCGCGTTCGGCAGCGCTCGCCTCGCGGGGTTCGGCGAGACCGCGATCGTCGAGGTGGCACGCAACTTCGGCGGCCGGTTCGGAGCGATCGCGATCCTCCTCGCGGGGTTGTTGGCGACGGTCTCCAGTGCGAACGCCTCCGTGTTGTCGACCTCGCGGGCGATCTTCGCCGTCAGTAAGGACGCCATCGTCCCGCGTGGCGCGAGTCGGGTGAACCTCCGCTACGGGACACCACACGTCGCGTTGGCGATGGCCGGCGGGCCGGTGCTCGTGTTGGTCGCCACCGGCGAGGTGGCCGTGCTCGCGGAGGTGGCGTCGTTTCTCCACCTCGTGATGTACGGGTTGATCTGCGTCGCACTGCTCGCGATGCGTCGCGACGAACCCTCGTGGTACGACCCCGACTTCCGGGTGCCCGCACACCGACTCGTCGGCGGGGCCGGTGCCGTCGCCAGTTTCGGACTGATCCTGTTCATGCAACCGCTTTCTCAGATCGTTGGACTCGCGATCATGGTCGTCTCGGCCGTGTGGTACGCCTACTACGCCGCGGACGTGACACTGGAGGTGGCCTAG
- a CDS encoding sodium:calcium antiporter yields the protein MIVGLPLVLGLSFDGTISRLDGVILLVGFVVYIGYSYVRRQQTTADGPPSTNVGRDVVATVLLLGLVLASASVLLAVVEDVVAGVVLGGSMVGVLTLGIASSFPELGTVLDGVRRRTPIVAVGTLIGSNVVNPVLGIGLGGAISTYTVPTAVIVWDLPFKIVAAVALAGYARYRGNALDRRVGIYLVGAYFLYITGRVLLFPGQ from the coding sequence GTGATCGTCGGACTTCCGCTGGTGTTGGGATTGTCCTTCGACGGGACAATCTCACGACTCGACGGGGTGATCCTGCTCGTCGGGTTCGTCGTCTACATCGGGTACAGCTACGTCAGGCGCCAACAGACGACCGCAGACGGCCCGCCGAGCACGAACGTCGGCCGTGACGTGGTCGCCACCGTGTTGTTATTGGGACTCGTGCTCGCCAGCGCCTCCGTGTTGCTCGCGGTCGTCGAAGACGTGGTCGCCGGTGTGGTGCTCGGCGGGTCGATGGTCGGGGTGTTGACGCTCGGAATCGCCTCCTCGTTCCCGGAGCTGGGGACGGTCCTTGACGGCGTCAGACGACGGACACCCATCGTGGCCGTCGGGACGCTGATCGGCAGCAACGTCGTCAACCCCGTGTTGGGGATCGGCCTCGGCGGCGCGATCTCGACGTACACCGTCCCGACGGCGGTGATCGTCTGGGACCTCCCGTTCAAGATCGTCGCCGCCGTCGCCCTCGCGGGGTACGCCCGCTATCGCGGGAACGCCCTCGACCGCCGTGTCGGGATCTACCTCGTCGGCGCCTACTTCCTCTACATCACCGGCCGGGTGTTGTTGTTCCCGGGCCAGTGA
- a CDS encoding Hsp70 family protein: MTSIGIDLGTTNTAAAEKVGDLPKVVDFQGERTMRSVVAFTEGDDEVIVGNDAVGYVETDPEATFESFKREMGTDTTYAVPDGYTISEFTPEMLSALVLRKAVATAEQSLGSEVDSAVVTVPADFPEPARRATERAAEYADLEVLRLLPEPSAACAAYGLREREDPIETVAVYDLGGGTFDISVVEIVPEADLYEVQGTDGRQQLGGDDFDERLVEHVASEFEAETGIDLLDDHQDRERLRQAAKSVKHKLSNADEAEVRVPFVRPDTNLEQTVTRETFEDLTADLVDETIDVCEGLFEQLSVGVDDVDTVLLVGGSSKMPQIETAVEEFFGLEPSKEVNPDEAVAMGAAEQAAVISGRSGLDPDTEDSEGLDGGGILGVAPDPIGIRVHDGSFSRIIDDNETLPVRAVEDGYSTIEDGQEKASIEVYQGESDVAEENEAIGSFVLDNIRDAPAGVPNIAVELELDESGVLRPRAWDESVGEEAGAGLDDGVEISHDEAESEADVAAIRDDLPTVK, translated from the coding sequence ATGACTTCCATCGGGATCGACCTCGGGACGACGAACACCGCGGCCGCGGAGAAGGTGGGCGACCTGCCGAAGGTCGTCGACTTCCAGGGGGAGCGGACGATGCGGTCCGTGGTGGCGTTCACCGAGGGCGACGACGAGGTGATCGTCGGCAACGACGCGGTCGGCTACGTGGAGACGGACCCCGAGGCGACGTTCGAGTCGTTCAAACGCGAGATGGGGACGGACACGACGTACGCAGTCCCCGACGGCTACACGATCTCGGAGTTCACGCCGGAGATGCTGTCGGCGCTCGTGTTGCGGAAGGCGGTCGCGACCGCCGAACAGTCGCTCGGCAGCGAGGTCGACAGCGCCGTCGTCACCGTCCCGGCGGACTTCCCGGAGCCGGCACGGCGAGCGACGGAACGCGCCGCCGAGTACGCGGATCTGGAGGTGTTGCGACTGCTGCCGGAGCCGAGTGCCGCCTGTGCCGCCTACGGACTCCGCGAACGCGAGGACCCGATCGAGACGGTCGCCGTCTACGACCTCGGGGGCGGCACCTTCGACATCAGCGTCGTCGAGATCGTCCCCGAAGCAGATCTCTACGAGGTGCAGGGCACCGACGGCCGCCAGCAACTCGGCGGCGACGACTTCGACGAGCGGCTGGTCGAACATGTCGCCAGCGAGTTCGAGGCCGAGACCGGAATCGATCTGCTGGACGACCACCAGGACCGCGAGCGGCTCCGGCAGGCCGCCAAGAGCGTGAAACACAAGCTGTCGAACGCCGACGAGGCGGAGGTACGCGTCCCGTTCGTCAGACCGGACACGAACCTCGAACAGACCGTGACGCGCGAGACGTTCGAAGACCTCACGGCGGACCTCGTCGACGAGACGATCGACGTGTGCGAGGGGCTGTTCGAGCAGCTGTCGGTGGGTGTCGACGACGTGGACACAGTCTTACTCGTCGGTGGCTCCTCGAAGATGCCACAGATCGAGACGGCCGTCGAGGAGTTCTTCGGCCTCGAACCCTCGAAGGAGGTGAACCCGGACGAGGCCGTCGCGATGGGTGCCGCGGAACAGGCGGCGGTCATCTCGGGCCGGTCCGGTCTCGATCCGGACACCGAGGACAGTGAGGGACTCGACGGCGGCGGCATCTTGGGCGTCGCGCCGGACCCGATCGGGATTCGCGTCCACGACGGCTCGTTCAGTCGGATCATCGACGACAACGAGACGCTGCCGGTTCGGGCGGTCGAAGACGGCTACAGTACCATCGAGGACGGTCAGGAGAAGGCGAGTATCGAGGTGTACCAGGGGGAGTCGGACGTGGCCGAGGAGAACGAGGCGATCGGCTCGTTCGTGTTGGACAACATCCGCGACGCGCCCGCCGGCGTGCCGAACATCGCCGTCGAGTTGGAGCTCGACGAGAGCGGTGTCTTGCGCCCCCGCGCCTGGGACGAGTCCGTGGGTGAGGAGGCCGGGGCGGGCCTGGACGACGGCGTCGAGATCTCCCACGACGAGGCGGAGTCGGAGGCGGACGTGGCCGCGATCCGCGACGACCTGCCGACGGTGAAGTGA
- a CDS encoding nucleotide exchange factor GrpE, with amino-acid sequence MSDDETTRVTAEREHAESDDNTETDPDTEIEEAERDHGTAANASTRSGLAASDTDHTDGSPAPNAERLQSELEAANERIAELESALASERERADDLEDRLAEKRAEVDRYVERKEAEFEERKAAATAELVADLLANVWGPLDRALDAEDPETLREGVDLTREEFRRVLAERGVEVLDPEPGAPLDRERHTVVRSVPHDEYEPGRVVDVERPGFRIDGAVEREARVFVAEE; translated from the coding sequence ATGTCGGACGACGAGACGACGCGAGTTACGGCCGAGCGAGAGCACGCGGAGAGTGACGACAACACGGAGACCGATCCTGATACGGAGATCGAAGAGGCGGAGCGTGACCACGGCACGGCCGCCAACGCCAGTACCAGAAGCGGGCTGGCCGCGTCGGACACTGACCACACAGATGGCTCGCCTGCCCCGAACGCCGAACGACTCCAGTCTGAGTTGGAAGCGGCGAACGAACGGATCGCGGAGTTGGAGTCGGCGCTCGCATCCGAGCGCGAGCGCGCAGACGACCTGGAGGACAGACTCGCCGAGAAACGGGCGGAGGTCGACCGCTACGTCGAGCGCAAGGAGGCGGAGTTCGAGGAGCGGAAGGCCGCCGCGACGGCGGAGTTGGTCGCGGACCTCCTCGCGAACGTCTGGGGGCCGCTCGACCGGGCGCTGGACGCCGAGGACCCGGAGACGCTCCGGGAGGGCGTCGACCTGACCCGCGAGGAGTTCCGGCGCGTGCTCGCGGAACGCGGAGTCGAGGTCCTCGACCCGGAGCCAGGGGCACCACTGGACCGCGAGCGACACACGGTCGTCCGGAGCGTGCCACACGACGAGTACGAGCCCGGCCGCGTCGTCGACGTGGAGCGACCGGGATTCCGGATCGACGGCGCGGTCGAACGCGAGGCGCGTGTGTTCGTCGCCGAGGAGTGA
- a CDS encoding PAS domain S-box protein, with the protein MSETPPTRLIFQSLLKATTEVAFLIDSDGLVVKELRNDSDHELLDYDGEELTGKTLWNALRSSQVEHLRTTIEEVFDCGETRLADIQIGVEGKTRQVEGTVSPVGDGEPRFALLTIEDTTQQIDRQRDRDILSRVFEVAPIGIVIVEPSGNISRANARAEDILNLEREEITNRTYKDQEWNITYDDGTPIASDEHPVTKVLQTGEPVLGLEHWIVLPDGTKKWLSSHSAPVLDEGGDVECVVVGLDDITHVKSREEQLEWLVRSEELADIGGWELDLKTDIVRGTAGMSQLHGDDDYPLPLEEVITLYHPDDRQDIRDAITACREEGSPFEIEARRRTADGYERWVRVAGERVEQKGTKKIRGVLRDITVDKEREQRLSVMNRVLRHNIRNRANVILGHADLVKDELEKLNIPEKIKTEEQNPLRLVEKASKEGRDLQSEVRLLEKLLADLQQSSVEQAETRVDMIRTASVDLTELSEKVRAFDDAIDRIDTVDNIELTSVIDALVTEYGEEFPEAHINVTGDNVTVTGDPEVLRVIFQIPIENALQHCEAPELSISVTAPSSRSDRAVVSIKDDGPGIPELEKRSLEKAQETPTAHSTGIGLWTMQWLTRRIGGAVSVAENTHGGTTVKLELPISFKSKQPLSSE; encoded by the coding sequence ATGAGTGAGACCCCGCCAACCAGACTGATTTTTCAAAGCCTTCTTAAGGCCACAACCGAGGTTGCGTTTTTAATCGACTCGGACGGTCTTGTCGTTAAGGAACTCCGGAACGACAGCGACCACGAGTTACTCGACTATGACGGCGAAGAGCTGACAGGCAAGACGCTGTGGAACGCGCTTCGGTCCTCTCAGGTTGAGCATCTCCGTACCACCATCGAAGAGGTATTCGACTGTGGAGAGACACGGCTGGCCGACATTCAAATCGGCGTCGAGGGAAAAACGAGACAAGTAGAGGGGACGGTGAGTCCAGTCGGTGACGGAGAGCCCCGCTTTGCGTTGTTGACGATCGAAGACACTACCCAGCAAATAGACAGACAGCGTGATCGTGATATACTTAGCCGGGTATTCGAGGTCGCTCCCATTGGTATCGTTATCGTAGAACCGTCTGGGAACATATCACGGGCGAATGCGCGTGCCGAAGATATCCTTAATCTAGAGCGAGAAGAAATCACTAATCGAACGTACAAAGATCAAGAGTGGAATATAACATATGACGACGGCACACCGATTGCTTCCGACGAGCACCCAGTGACGAAAGTCCTACAGACTGGAGAACCAGTTCTTGGCTTGGAACATTGGATTGTGCTTCCTGATGGAACAAAAAAATGGCTTTCAAGCCACTCTGCTCCGGTGTTGGATGAGGGAGGTGATGTTGAGTGTGTCGTTGTCGGACTCGACGACATCACTCATGTGAAGTCTCGCGAAGAGCAACTGGAATGGCTGGTTAGAAGCGAGGAACTGGCGGACATCGGCGGTTGGGAGCTTGATCTCAAGACAGACATCGTCAGGGGAACGGCCGGCATGAGCCAACTGCACGGAGATGACGACTATCCCCTCCCACTAGAGGAAGTCATCACACTGTATCACCCCGATGACCGTCAAGATATTCGTGACGCAATCACCGCTTGTCGGGAGGAAGGCTCTCCGTTCGAGATCGAGGCCAGGCGGCGGACGGCTGACGGGTACGAACGCTGGGTCCGTGTGGCTGGAGAGCGTGTCGAACAAAAGGGAACAAAGAAGATCCGCGGTGTCCTCCGAGACATCACGGTTGATAAGGAACGTGAGCAGCGGCTCAGCGTGATGAATCGGGTATTACGTCATAATATCAGGAACCGTGCGAATGTCATACTTGGGCATGCTGATCTGGTGAAGGACGAGCTTGAGAAACTCAATATTCCGGAAAAAATAAAAACAGAGGAGCAAAATCCACTGAGATTGGTCGAGAAGGCGTCAAAAGAGGGCCGGGATCTCCAGTCCGAGGTTCGCCTGTTGGAGAAATTATTGGCTGACCTACAACAATCGTCTGTAGAACAGGCTGAGACGCGTGTTGATATGATCAGAACTGCCTCGGTAGACCTCACGGAGCTATCTGAGAAGGTGCGTGCCTTTGACGACGCAATTGACCGTATCGACACTGTGGATAATATCGAACTCACCTCGGTTATTGATGCCCTAGTTACCGAATACGGCGAAGAGTTTCCCGAGGCCCATATCAACGTCACCGGCGACAACGTGACGGTGACCGGTGACCCAGAGGTCCTTCGCGTGATCTTTCAGATTCCTATTGAGAACGCACTCCAACACTGTGAGGCACCGGAGTTGAGCATCTCAGTGACCGCGCCATCGTCAAGATCGGACCGCGCTGTTGTCAGCATCAAAGACGACGGACCTGGAATCCCCGAGTTAGAGAAGCGTTCGTTAGAGAAGGCTCAAGAGACACCGACGGCTCACAGCACAGGCATCGGACTGTGGACGATGCAGTGGCTCACCCGACGTATCGGGGGGGCAGTGTCCGTAGCCGAAAACACACACGGTGGAACGACGGTTAAATTGGAACTACCTATCTCTTTCAAAAGTAAACAACCTCTCTCGTCGGAGTAG